DNA sequence from the Streptomyces sp. NBC_01497 genome:
GCGCCGACCCCGCCACCGGACCTGCCGCCCGACGCGTAGGGCCCCGGCGCCGCACCGCCCGCTGCGGTCCGGTCCGTGCGCCGAGCGCCTGCCCGTCCCCGTGCCGTCGCGGCGCGGATCCCGCACGTCTCGCGCGAAGCGGCGGGCGCGGCCCTCGTCGCGCCCGCGCAGGTCCGGCCGCAGTGGGCCCCATCTGCGCACGGCCCGCCGCCGCGACCCCGCGGGCCGCCCCGCGGGAGCTCCGCACCCCACGGGACGGCGGCGGCCCCGCGCGGGCCCGGCGCAGTCCGCCGCCCCCGGAGCGCGCACCGGGTACCCGGGCGCCACGAACGTCGCCGCCCGGCCCAGCCACCCGGCCGCCGGACCGCGCCGTACCCTCGACGCATGACTGACGCAGCAGCTCGCGAGCCCGTACGGCAGATCCAGACCCTCGACGCGCTCACGGACGAACAGGCCGCGGCGGTACTCGCCCTGCTGGCCGATGCCTCGGCCGACGACGGCGTGCAGGCGGTCTCCGAGCAGGGCCGGCTCCAGCTCCGCGGCGGCCACCGCGAAGGGGTGCGGCACTTCCTCCTCACCGTCGGCGACGAGGCCGTGGGATACGCACAGTTGGAGGACACGGACCCGGTGGAGGCCCCGGCGGCCGAACTCGTCGTGCACCCCTCGTGGCGCGGCAGGGGCCACGGCCGGGCGCTCGGCGACGCCCTGATGGCGGCGTCGGGCCGGCGGCTGCGGGTGTGGGCGCACGGCGGGAAGTCCGCCGCACGCCACCTGGCCCAGGTCCTCGGCCTCACGCTCTTTCGCGAACTGCGGCAGATGCGCCGCCCGTTGGCGCCGCTCGACATCCCGGAGCCGCAGATCCCGCCGGGTGTCGCGATCCGTACGTTCGTGCCGGGCGAGGACGACACCGCCTGGCTCGCGGTGAACGCCGCCGCCTTCGCCCACCACCCCGAACAGGGCGGCATGACGCAGCGCGACCTGGACGACCGCACGGCCGAGCCGTGGTTCGACCCGAAGGGGTTCTTCCTCGCGGAGCGGGCGGGCGAAGTCATCGGTTTCCACTGGACGAAGGTCCACGCCCAGGACCAGCTCGGCGAGGTGTACGTGGTCGGCATCAGGCCGGACGCCCAGGGCAGCGGCCTCGGCAGGACCCTGACCGCGATCGGCCTGCGCCACCTGGCCGCCGAGGGGCTGCCGACGGCGATGCTCTACGTGGACGGCGACAACTCGGCGGCCGTCAGGGTCTACGAGGGCCTGGGCTTCACGACCCACGAGACGGACCTGATGTACCGCACGGAACTCTGAGCGGGCCACCTCTCGGGGCGCCGCCGTCCGTGCGATCCCGCATCCGCACGGACGGCCCGGGTACCGGGCCCCGGGACCGACGGGGGTCGGGGGCGGTCACGCACGGCGGTCACGCACGCCGGTCACGGCAAGCGGTCACACACGCCGGTCGTGGACGGTCCGGGAGGGGCGACGGGACGGCCTGCGAGGTCGCGGCGCACGCCGGGGTCCGGCGGTCGCGGACCTCCCAATTCCCCGCTCGTCGAGCTCGGGTAGAGTCCGCGCGGGTTGCCCGAAGCCCGCGAGCACCGGACTGCGGCAGCGCCGGACGCCGGCAACGCGGCAGGCCGTCAGACAGCTCGGACAGGGGCGAGGGAGAACACGCATGGGTGACAGCGGCAGCGTCGACGAGACGGGGACGAAGGGGCCCGCTCCGGCGGAGCCGTCGGTTCCCGCGCCGGAGAGGGCAAGGGGAGGCGCTTCCGGGGAGCGTCTGGTGCTCTTCACCGACGCGGTGACCGCGATCTCCATCACCCTGTTGATCCTGCCGCTGGTCGACCTCGTGCCGGAAGTCGCGTCCCACCACGAGAGCGCGAGCAAGGTGATCACCGACCACGTCAACCAGATCTGGAGCTTCGTGCTCAGCTTCGCGGTCATCGCGAACATCTGGGGAGAACACCACCGCGCCTTCTCGTCGGTCGCGAGGGTCACCCGCCCCCTGACGATGTGGAACATGGGGTGGCTGCTGTCCGTCGTCGTGCTCCCCCTCCCGACGGAGATGATCGGCGCCTTCGGCCGCGACCGCTTCGTGGCGGCGTTCTACTACGCGACTGTCCTGGCCACCATGGTGTGCCGGCTGGCCATGCTGAGGATCCTGAAGAACAACCCGGGGCTGCTCGAAGAGGACGGCCACGTGTCGGGCCGGTCCTTCCAGGACATGTACACCGACAGCTACGTCAACGTCGTCGCCCTAGTCGTCGCCTTCGCCATCGCCCTGGCCGTACCCGCTCTCCAGTACTACAGCCTGTTCCTGCTGCTCGTGCCAGGACGGATACACCGCCGGGGGCAGAAGGTCGGGCATGCTGGTCTCCCCTCCTGACTCGTCGTCCGGAACATACCCACGCCGGCGTGGCTCGGACTTGAACTACTTCTGACCCGCGCGTATCAGGGGCAGTCCGCATGCAACCGCATGTGTCCACGACCTCGCGCCGTTGTACTTGTTCAGTGCTGCGGCACCGCCCGTCCACGACGTCGCCCAGGCGATCGGATGTGCTCAAGCATGCGGATGGGGCGTACGACTCGGCCTGACACCGACGGCTGCGCGGTGGCTCGCGGGGCGATCCGCGGAGTTGGAGCGATTCTGACGATGCCATGCGTGAACGCCGCGTACGTCCAGCACCCTCGGTTTGCCCGGAGCATCGAGGAGCTAAGGGCGATGGCGTGCAAGTGCTCTGCGGAGAGGGTGGGTTCGTGCCGAACGCGCCCGGTCCAGGGCATCGAGTACAAGGCCCGGGGATACGCGAACCTCCAGCGGTGGATCGACAACCGCAGAGGCCGCCTCGTCACCAGGTCGGCGTGGCTGCCGGCGGACGAACTGCCGGCGCAGGACTCGCTGGGCTGGCTGCGGGAAATCCTCGGCGAGTCGCGCCCCGAGGGGTGGGGCCCCGGGCCCGTCAAGAGCATCAGAGAACATACACAGGGAGGTGCCGGTCTTCGCGGTGCCGTGTTTCGACCTTACGAGCCTCGTCCGCCGAGGCGCGGGGCAGCGGCGCGGAGCGCCCGGTCACTTCCCCTGGCGTCGAGCGTGGACGCGGTCGGCCGGCGCCGTGACGTGGGCTGAACGTGTACGCCGAAGCTTCTCCTCCGCGCGGCGCGTGGTGCGGCGCCCGCCGCGCGACCCGGGGAGAGTCGGCGCCACGGAGGAAACGGTTAATCGAACGCATATTCGGCCAATCCCTCGGCCCGCCCCCAGCGGAACAGTGAATTTCGGGCGAGGCATCCTGGTTGCCGCGCGCCTACCGGCACCGTCCTCCTCCTGGAGGCCGAGAAGGCGCGGGACGCCCTGGGGCGCACGCGGCCCCGGCGCGGCGCCCGCGCCCATGAGAGGCCCAGCCGCCGCGGCTCCCGCCCCCTGGGGGCCCCGTCCCGCTTTCCTTCACGTCATCTCCCTGTCACCGCTCATTCAGCCGCTCTTGCGATCCTCGCTGCATGCAGCCCGCTGTGCCCCCCACCCAGAACGGCAGGAGCCACATCCCCCCTGCTCGCTCCGACGTGCCCGGCGCCTTCCTCGGGCGGAAGGATTCCAACGCGCCCGCTGCCCCCTCCGCGGGGAAGAATGGGGACATGAGTCAGCAGCCCGCCGAGGTACCGGTCCAGCAAAACCAGCAGTCCGCGCGCCCGCAGGGGCCCGCGGCGCAGCCCTCCGTGGGTTTCATCGCCGCGCACCGGCCGAGCACCGTCGCCGGTGGGACCGTCTCCGACCTGGAACCCGACCTCGACGCCGACCTCGACACCTACGAGGAGGCAGGCGTGCCCGAAGGGGCCGAGCTGCTTCCGCAGGGCCGGTTCCTGGACCGTGAGCGCAGCTGGCTCGCGTTCAACGAGCGCGTGCTGGAGCTGGCCGAGGACCCGGCGACCCCGCTCCTTGAGCGGGCTAACTTCCTGGCGATCTTCGCGTCGAACCTGGACGAGTTCTTCATGGTCCGGGTCGCGGGCCTGAAGCGCCGCATCGCCACCGGCGTCGCGACGCGCTCGGCCTCCGGGCTCCAGCCGCGCGAGGTGCTCGACCTGATCTGGACCCGGTCGCGGGAGCTCATGGCCCGGCACGCCGCCTGCTACCAGCAGGACGTCGCCCCGGCGCTCGGCGACGAGGGCATACACATCGTGCGCTGGCCCGAGCTGACGGAGAAGGAGCAGGCCCGCCTGTTCACGCTCTTCCGCCAGCAGATCTTCCCGGTCCTCACCCCCCTCGCCGTGGACCCGGCGCACCCCTTCCCGTACATCTCGGGGCTCTCCCTCAACCTCGCCGTCGTCGTGCGCAACCCCGTCAGCGGCCACCGGCACTTCGCGCGGGTCAAGGTGCCGCCGCTGCTGTCGCGGTTCCTGGAGGCGTCCCCGCAGCGGTTCGTGCCACTGGAAGACGTCATAGCCGCGCACCTGGAGGAGCTGTTCCCCGGCATGGAGGTGCTCGCGCACCACATGTTCCGGGTCACGCGCAACGAGGACCTGGAGGTCGAGGAGGACGACGCCGAGAACCTCCTCAAGGCGCTGGAGAAGGAGCTCATGCGGCGCCGCTTCGGTCCGCCGGTGCGCCTGGAGGTCGAGGAGTCCATCGACCCGTACGTGCTGGACCTGCTCGTGCGCGAGCTGAAGGTCTCCGACGCGGAGGTGTACCCGCTGCCGGGGCTCCTCGACCTGACCGCGCTGTTCGGCATCTCGTCGCTGGACCGGCCCGAGCTGAAGTACCCGCGGTTCATCGCGGGCACGCACCGCGATCTCGCGGAGGTGGAGTCGGCGTCCGCGCCGGACATCTTCGCGGCGCTGCGCGAGCGGGACGTCCTGCTGCACCACCCGTACGACTCGTTCTCGACGTCCGTGCAGGCCTTCCTGGAGCAGGCGGCCGGCGACCCGGACGTCCTCGCGATCAAGCAGACCCTGTACCGGACGTCCGGCGACTCCCCCATCGTGGACGCGCTGATCGACGCCGCCGAGTCCGGCAAGCAGGTCCTCGTCCTCGTCGAGATCAAGGCCCGCTTCGACGAGCAGGCCAACATCAAGTGGGCGCGCAAGCTGGAGGAGTCCGGCTGCCACGTCGTGTACGGCCTGGTCGGCCTGAAGACCCACTGCAAGCTGTCCCTGGTCGTACGGCAGGAGGGCGACACCCTCCGCCGCTACAGCCACGTCGGCACCGGCAACTACCACCCGAAGACCGCGCGGCTGTACGAGGACCTCGGCCTGCTCACCGCGGACCCGCAGGTGGGCGCCGACCTGTCCGACCTGTTCAACCGGCTCTCCGGCTACTCGCGCCGCGAGACGTACCGCCGGCTCCTGGTCGCGCCGAAGTCCCTGCGCGACGGCCTGATCTCCCGGATCAACAAGGAGGCCGCGCACCACCGTGCCGGGCGGCCCGCCTACATCAAGATCAAGGTCAACTCGATGGTGGACGAGGCGATCATCGACTCGCTCTACCGCGCGTCGCAGGCCGGTGTCCCCGTCGACATCTGGGTACGCGGCATCTGCGCGATCCGCCCCGACGTGCCGGGGCTCTCCGAGAACATCCGCGTGCGCTCCATACTCGGCCGCTTCCTCGAACACTCCCGGGTGTTCGCGTTCTGCAACGGCGGCGAGCCCGAAGTGTGGCTCGGCAGCGCCGACATGATGCACCGCAATCTCGACCGCCGCATAGAGGCCCTCGTACGGGTCACCGACCCGGCCCACCGCGCCGCGCTGACCCGGCTGCTGGAGACCGGGATGTCCGAGAAGACCTCCTCGTGGCACCTCGGACCCGACGGCGAATGGACCCGGCACGCCACGGACGCGGACGGGCTGCCCCTGCGGAACGTACAGGAAATGCTCATTGACGCCCGGAGGCGCCGGCGTGCCGCACCATGAAGCCGAGACCGAACAGCTGACGGCGGCCGGAGAGGTGCTGTCCCGGTACCTGCACTCCCGGGCCGGTGACTTCCTGCGCAGCCTGCGGCTGTACAGCGAGAGCGGCTCCGACACGGCCACCGCCGAGCAGGCGGCGAGCGCGCTGCGTGCCTCGGCACGCCGGATCAGCGGCACCCTGTACACGTACCGGGTCCTGCTCGACCCGGTGTGGGCCGACCACCTGCGCAAGGAGCTGGCCTGGCTGGCCGGCACACTCGCGCAGGAGCACGCGTGCACGGCGCGGCTGCACCGGCTGGTGGGGGCGCTCGGCCGGCTCTCCGGCCTGGGCGCCGCGGCCGCGCCGGCCGGAACCGCCGCGGCCGCGAACGGCGTCCCGCTCGCCCGGGTGGCGCACGCGGCCACCACGGGCACCGCACCGGCGGCGGCCACCGCGACCGCGAACGGCACCACCACGGCCACCGACGGCTCCGGGCTTGCGGGCGGCGCCGCGCACGGCTCCCCGGGTCCGGAGGCGGCGCCACCGCTCACGCCGGAGCCGCCGCCGGCCGGCGCGCTGACCGTCGGCGCCTCCCGGGCGGGCGCGCTGCTCGACCGGCAGCTGACACTCGCCAGGACCCGCGCCCACTCGGCGGCGCTCCAGGCACTCGGCTCGTCACGCTTCCACGCCGTCGCCGACGCGGTGGCGGTGCTCGCCTCCGAGGTGCCGCTCGGGCCGGTGGTGGGCGCGGCGGCGGCCTCCGAGGTGCTCGCCGCACCCGGTGAGTGGACGGAGCGTCAACTGCTCGACGCGGTGGCCGCGCTGCCGCTGTCCCGCGCGTCCCACCCGTACAACGCGGAGGCGCTGGTGCACGGCCTGTCCACCGCGTCCGAGGGCGAGGCGCAGGACGCGCCGTGGCACCAGGTCCGGCAGTTGCTGCGGCTGCACCGCTACGCGCAGGAGGTGTGGTGCCCGGGCGGCGCCGGCCCCGCCCCGGTGCTGACGGACGCGGGCCGGACCCTGGACCGCCACCGCGACGCGGCGGAGGCCTCGGCCGCCGCCGCGAACGCCGCCCGCACCCCCCGGATCGCCCCGGCGACCGCGTACGCGCTCGGGGTGCTCCACGCGGACCAGCGGCTGGAGGTGGAGGCGGCCCGCTTCGCGTTCCAGCAGCTGTGGCAGCAGGCGACGGCCACGGCGGCACGCTGAGCGGGTTTCCGCGCGGGGCCGGTGAGCACCCGTAGAACGTCGCGGGGGCCGCGCACCCGCGCTCGGCCCGCCCCGGTACGGGTGGTCGGCGGTCCTCGGGGCATACGGGGTCACGGGCGGTGAACCGGGTACGTCGGGCCGTCGGCCGCGGTCCGGCGGCGCCCGGCGACGACGCTGCTGACGCGGTCGGTGCCGGTGATCGCCGATGGCGGGGCCGCCAGGGGCGCGGCGTTGCCGCCACCGCCGACGGTGACGACAATGACCACCGTGACCACGCACGGTGAGGACGAGGGACGGCGACCATGACGGCAGCGGACCACCGGCGGAGCGGCGAGACGATCCTCGCGGCGGGCTGCCTGCTCTGGCGGAGCGTCACCTCCGGCGCGGGACCCCGTACGGCGGGCAGGGGCCCGGGAGCCGCCTCACGCCCCGATGACGGCACGGCCGGCGGCGAGGGCGGTGGCGCGCTCAACGCAGTGGTCGACGGCGCGCCGGGCGGCGCCGTCGAACTCTGCCTCGTCCACCGCCCCGCGTACGACGACTGGTCGCACCCCAAGGGAAAGCTGAAGCACGGGGAGTCCGCGCTGGCCGCGGCGCTGCGCGAGGTCCTTGAGGAGACCGGCCACTACTGCGTGCCCGGCGCGCGCATCGGCACGGTCGACTACGAGGTGGACGGGCGGCCCAAGACGGTCGAGTACTGGGCGGCGGAGGAGAGCGGCGGCAGCTTCACCCCGGGCGACGAGGTCGACCGCATCCTGTGGCTGTCCCCCGCGGCCGCCAGGGAACGCCTCACGCAGCCCCGCGACCGGCTCCTCGTCGACGGCCTCGTCGCCGCACTGCGCGCCACCCGCTCGGGCGACCGCTGACCACCACCGCGGCGACGGCCGGTCCGGGGACCCGTTGACCGACGCCCCACCCACCACCACTCACGTGTCCCATGGCGGCCGACCCCCGGCACCGGGCCGTCCGTTGACCCGCTGACCGAGACCCGCCGACCACCGGTCCAGGACCTCGGGCGCCAGGCGCCCGCCGCTCGCCGCATCCCTCACCCCGTACGCCCCGTCACCCCGCACGCCCCAACCGCCCCACGGCTCCGTAGCGTCCCGCCGCCACTCCGGCACTCCGGCACTCCGGCACTCCGGTGAACGCCCCGCGCGACGCGCGTGAACGCCCGCCCAGACGCGGGTGAATGACCCCGGGAACGTGCCACCCACGGCACTCACGGCCGCCACACGGAAGAGATCCGCCCGAATCAGTGCGAAATAGCGCCTGAATCGACACCTGGACAACACCTGAATCGACACCTGCGGGCGCTAGTCGCCGGAGCCGAACCAGGCCGTCCCTCATGGTTCACTCTCCGTTCACTTCTCTCGGTCGACCGCTTCATCTCATCTGCCTAATTTCGGGCTTACACGGTGACGGGCTCACGCCTCACCGGCTCACCCGACGCACGCCGCCATCGCATACCTCAGACGTACGGCGGCTCCTGGAAGGAAACACCCGAAGTGAAGCTTCTGCGCAAGAACGGGCTGCGTGCCACCGCGCTCGGCGCCCTCGCCGTGTCCAGCGCCCTGGTTCTCACGGCGTGCGGCTCGGACGACAACAG
Encoded proteins:
- a CDS encoding RNA degradosome polyphosphate kinase, which encodes MSQQPAEVPVQQNQQSARPQGPAAQPSVGFIAAHRPSTVAGGTVSDLEPDLDADLDTYEEAGVPEGAELLPQGRFLDRERSWLAFNERVLELAEDPATPLLERANFLAIFASNLDEFFMVRVAGLKRRIATGVATRSASGLQPREVLDLIWTRSRELMARHAACYQQDVAPALGDEGIHIVRWPELTEKEQARLFTLFRQQIFPVLTPLAVDPAHPFPYISGLSLNLAVVVRNPVSGHRHFARVKVPPLLSRFLEASPQRFVPLEDVIAAHLEELFPGMEVLAHHMFRVTRNEDLEVEEDDAENLLKALEKELMRRRFGPPVRLEVEESIDPYVLDLLVRELKVSDAEVYPLPGLLDLTALFGISSLDRPELKYPRFIAGTHRDLAEVESASAPDIFAALRERDVLLHHPYDSFSTSVQAFLEQAAGDPDVLAIKQTLYRTSGDSPIVDALIDAAESGKQVLVLVEIKARFDEQANIKWARKLEESGCHVVYGLVGLKTHCKLSLVVRQEGDTLRRYSHVGTGNYHPKTARLYEDLGLLTADPQVGADLSDLFNRLSGYSRRETYRRLLVAPKSLRDGLISRINKEAAHHRAGRPAYIKIKVNSMVDEAIIDSLYRASQAGVPVDIWVRGICAIRPDVPGLSENIRVRSILGRFLEHSRVFAFCNGGEPEVWLGSADMMHRNLDRRIEALVRVTDPAHRAALTRLLETGMSEKTSSWHLGPDGEWTRHATDADGLPLRNVQEMLIDARRRRRAAP
- a CDS encoding NUDIX hydrolase; amino-acid sequence: MTAADHRRSGETILAAGCLLWRSVTSGAGPRTAGRGPGAASRPDDGTAGGEGGGALNAVVDGAPGGAVELCLVHRPAYDDWSHPKGKLKHGESALAAALREVLEETGHYCVPGARIGTVDYEVDGRPKTVEYWAAEESGGSFTPGDEVDRILWLSPAAARERLTQPRDRLLVDGLVAALRATRSGDR
- the mshD gene encoding mycothiol synthase, which translates into the protein MTDAAAREPVRQIQTLDALTDEQAAAVLALLADASADDGVQAVSEQGRLQLRGGHREGVRHFLLTVGDEAVGYAQLEDTDPVEAPAAELVVHPSWRGRGHGRALGDALMAASGRRLRVWAHGGKSAARHLAQVLGLTLFRELRQMRRPLAPLDIPEPQIPPGVAIRTFVPGEDDTAWLAVNAAAFAHHPEQGGMTQRDLDDRTAEPWFDPKGFFLAERAGEVIGFHWTKVHAQDQLGEVYVVGIRPDAQGSGLGRTLTAIGLRHLAAEGLPTAMLYVDGDNSAAVRVYEGLGFTTHETDLMYRTEL
- a CDS encoding CHAD domain-containing protein, with the translated sequence MLSRYLHSRAGDFLRSLRLYSESGSDTATAEQAASALRASARRISGTLYTYRVLLDPVWADHLRKELAWLAGTLAQEHACTARLHRLVGALGRLSGLGAAAAPAGTAAAANGVPLARVAHAATTGTAPAAATATANGTTTATDGSGLAGGAAHGSPGPEAAPPLTPEPPPAGALTVGASRAGALLDRQLTLARTRAHSAALQALGSSRFHAVADAVAVLASEVPLGPVVGAAAASEVLAAPGEWTERQLLDAVAALPLSRASHPYNAEALVHGLSTASEGEAQDAPWHQVRQLLRLHRYAQEVWCPGGAGPAPVLTDAGRTLDRHRDAAEASAAAANAARTPRIAPATAYALGVLHADQRLEVEAARFAFQQLWQQATATAAR
- a CDS encoding TMEM175 family protein; amino-acid sequence: MGDSGSVDETGTKGPAPAEPSVPAPERARGGASGERLVLFTDAVTAISITLLILPLVDLVPEVASHHESASKVITDHVNQIWSFVLSFAVIANIWGEHHRAFSSVARVTRPLTMWNMGWLLSVVVLPLPTEMIGAFGRDRFVAAFYYATVLATMVCRLAMLRILKNNPGLLEEDGHVSGRSFQDMYTDSYVNVVALVVAFAIALAVPALQYYSLFLLLVPGRIHRRGQKVGHAGLPS